The sequence below is a genomic window from Hyperolius riggenbachi isolate aHypRig1 chromosome 7, aHypRig1.pri, whole genome shotgun sequence.
ACCACCGGTCCAACCCTGCCACACCTCAACAACCACACCACCGGCCCAAGTCTGTCCCACCTCCATTCACAACCACATCTCCAAACAAAGCCTGCAACACTTCTATCTACAGCTGCACCTCCAGATCCAATCCTGCAACACCTCCTCAAGAACCACACCACAAGCCCAACCCTACCAGTCTTCACCCATAACCACAGCTCCAACCCTGCCACACCTCAACAACCACACCACCAGCCcaaccctgccacacctctacaaCCACACCACTGGTCcaaccctgccacacctctacaaCCACACCACCGGTCCAACCCTGCCACACCTCAACAACCACATATCCAGCCCAACCCTGCCACACCTCAACTACCACACCACAAGCCAAACCCTGCCTCACCTTAACAACCACATCTCCGAGCcaaccctgccacacctctacaaCCACACCACCAGCCcaaccctgccacacctctacaaCCACACCACCGACTCAACCCTGCCACACCTCAACAACCACACCACCGGTCcaaccctgccacacctctacaaCCACACCACCGACCCAACCCTGCCACACCTCAACAACCACACCACCCGCCCAACCCTGCCACACCTCAACCACACCACCAGCCCAACCCTGCCACAGCTCAACAACCACACCACCAGCCCAACCCTGCCACACCTCAACAACCACACCACCAGCCCAACCCAGCCACACCTCAACAACCACACCACCAGCCcaaccctgccacacctctacaaCCACACCACCGGTCCAACCCTGCCACACCTCAACAACCACACCACCGAACCAACCCTGCCTCACCTCAACAACCACACCACCAGCCCAACCCTGCCACACCTCAACAACCACATCTCCAGCCCAACCCTGCCACACCTCAACTACCACACCACAAGCCAAACCCTGCCACACCTCAACTACCACACCACAAGCCAAACCCTGCCTCACCTTAACAACCACATCTCCGAGCcaaccctgccacacctctacaaCCACACCACCAGCCcaaccctgccacacctctacaaCCACACCACCGACTCAACCCTGCCACACCTCAACAACCACACCACCGGTCCAACCCTGCCACACCTCAACAACCACACCACCGGTCCAACCCTGTCACACCTCTATAACCACACCACCAGTCcaaccctgccacacctctacaaCCACACCACCGGTCCAACCCTGCCACACCTCAACCACCACACCACCCTCCCAACCCTGCCACACCACCAGCCCAACCCAGCCACACCTCAACAACCACACCACCAGCCCAACCCAGCCACACAACAACCACACCACCAGCCCAACCCAGCCACACCTCAACAACCACACCACCAGCCcaaccctgccacacctctacaaCCACACCACCGGTCCAACCCTGCCACACCTCAACAACCACACCACCGACCCAAATCTGTCCCACCTCCATTCACAACCACATCTCCAACCAAAGCCTGCAATACTTCTATCTACAACTGCACCTCCAGGTTCAATCCTGCCACACCTCCTCAAGAACCACACCACAAGCCCAACCCTACCAGTCTTCACCCATAACCACAGCTCCAAGCCTGCCACACCTCTATCCACAAACACGCCTCCAACCCAATCCTGCCACACTTTTTCAACAACCACACCACCAGCCCAACTCTGCCACACCTCCATTCACAACTACACCTCCAGTCCATGCCTGCCCTACCTTCATCCACATCTCCAAGCCTACTACACCTCCATTCACAACCACACATCCAACCCCAGACTGTTACACCTCCATCAACTACCTCCCCTCCAGCCCAGCCATGCCAGTCTTCACCTATAACCGCAGCTCCAAGCCTAGTGCACCTCCATCCCAAGTCTGCCCCACCTCCATCCACAACCACATCTCCAAGCCTACCGCACCTCCATTTACAACCACACATCCAATCCAAGCCTGCGACACCTCCATCAactaccacacctccagcccaACCCTGCCAGTCTTCACTCATAACCACAGCTCCAATCCTGCCTCACCTCCATCCACAACCACACCTCCATCCCAACCCTGCCAGTCTTCACTCATAACCACAGCTCCACGCCTACCCAAACCTCCATTCACAACCATACCTCCAACCCAACCATACCacacctgccacacctccagcccaatcctgccacacctccagctcAACCCTACCACACCTCCAACCATAACCACACCTCTACTTGCCACAGCCCAACTTTGCCACATCACCAATAACCACAGCtacattcagaatcagaatcatctttattcgcAGAGTACGCTATTGACATACCCGTAATTGGATGTGTTACACATGGCAGTGGCAGAAGAACATAAGGCACGAGacaaaaacatacatacatagcATCGGGAAAAGTACATTGATAAAGGCTAAGGGGGCAAAAGGACTCAGAATAGAGGAGCAAGAACTGTACAGGAGGGCTTGGAAGTTCAGGGTGGGCATCTGGTGAACTGCTGACCATgggctagagcaggggtgtcaaactcaatcaggtCAGGGGTCGAAATCTAAAACTTAGCCTAAGCCATGGGCCAAATAGTTTGAgactgtttaataaatgttatatCTTAATAAGCAAAGTGGCGTAAGTATAGTGTACATGGTGGGccagctcctccctcttctgcagagtagtgcagtggagcatTTTATTATTTACCTGTTCCAGTGCTGCTTCGGGTCTCCTCTGATCTTTCTGACAGTTACATGCTGAATGTTGCAGATCTCTGGCTCTGAAtgtatgtcatgtgatcaggagctggaggtatggaagcacagagcgtgcagctgctgggaagaacagaagaggcACAACGCATCACCATTAACATTAGTCTGGCCTTCATGCTGGAACATTTAGACAGGCCTGACACCTACGCCAGAATCctcttcctggacttcagctccgcctttaataccatctgcccaaaCATCCTGTACGACAACCTAGTGCAACTTGGTGTCGATCACACTCTCTGCGGGTGGATCAAGGAtttcctcaccaacaggaagcAACTAGTAAGACTCGGCGACTGCTCCTCCCAGGTGAGAACCACTAATACTGGTGCTccccaagggtgtgtactgtctccgatcctgttctccctgtatacgAACTGTTGTGTCTCAACCGCAGACTGCATTAAGgttaaatttgcggatgacaccactatcCTCGGCCTGATCAGTGGAGGGGACGAACGCACCGACCATAGCGAGATTGAgcggatctgcaactggtgtaggagcaacaagcttgtcctaaacgctgcaaagactgTTGAGTTAACTGTGGACTTCAGGAAGTGCCCTCCCCCTCTCAACCCAGTCATCATTGAAGGCACTGAAGCTGCCAGAGTATCTAGCGTTCGGTTCTTGGGCACAACCATAACCGATGATTTGAGATGGGGAGAAAACATCACTAAATGCCAAAAAAAGCCCAgcaaaggctgttcttcctgagacaactgaagaagttcggtatgccCCAGGAGCTGATGA
It includes:
- the LOC137526224 gene encoding sialidase-like is translated as MLVLLTIPNEYLLLSLLALLCFSLLHNNYISSHSLAVLTHTHNSKPATPATAQPAQPYHTSTTTPPAQPCHTSTTTPPAQPCHTSTTTPPVQPCHTSTTTPPNQPCHTSTTTPPAQPCHTSTTTPPAQPSHTSTTTPPPQPSHTSTTTPPVQPCHTSTTTPPAQVCPTSIHNHISKQSLQHFYLQLHLQIQSCNTSSRTTPQAQPYQSSPITTAPTLPHLNNHTTSPTLPHLYNHTTGPTLPHLYNHTTGPTLPHLNNHISSPTLPHLNYHTTSQTLPHLNNHISEPTLPHLYNHTTSPTLPHLYNHTTDSTLPHLNNHTTGPTLPHLYNHTTDPTLPHLNNHTTRPTLPHLNHTTSPTLPQLNNHTTSPTLPHLNNHTTSPTQPHLNNHTTSPTLPHLYNHTTGPTLPHLNNHTTEPTLPHLNNHTTSPTLPHLNNHISSPTLPHLNYHTTSQTLPHLNYHTTSQTLPHLNNHISEPTLPHLYNHTTSPTLPHLYNHTTDSTLPHLNNHTTGPTLPHLNNHTTGPTLSHLYNHTTSPTLPHLYNHTTGPTLPHLNHHTTLPTLPHHQPNPATPQQPHHQPNPATQQPHHQPNPATPQQPHHQPNPATPLQPHHRSNPATPQQPHHRPKSVPPPFTTTSPTKACNTSIYNCTSRFNPATPPQEPHHKPNPTSLHP